The stretch of DNA TTACTCCCATCGCTTTTATTCATGGATGAGGACCACAATTGTAATACTGTAGCGCTACTTATGAAATGGTCCTATAATTTGAATGCGGTGATTGGCTTGGCCAGTGATTCAAAGTGTGCAGAGTCCTTCAATTATCTCAATCAAGACACAGCTAACATGCATTTGCTATCATGTCCTGTGCCATAAAGTCTTTTGTTTGGGCCATTTCAAAACCTTACGATTTAATGACATTTGTAAATTAACAAAAAGTTGCTTTGTGTTAGTAGTTCTCATATGTTTGTACAGTGCAGTTAGTTAGATTTCTGTAGATGGCACATTGCCACCAACAAATAATTGAATGTTACATACATGATTGACTTGCGCTGAGGCTCTTGAATAGTCTCTTATGTTATTGGCTAACACTGTAGCAGAAGGCTATTCCAACACCATGACAAAGTCATGCTGTTGAAATTTGGTCAAAAAGAACAGCCATCTTTCGTGAATGACAGTTGTTGAAGGTTAAACTCATAATTTCACTTGTTCGTTAGGTTGCTCTGCACTTGCCGACTTCGTggatcctctcccaaatatatAAATCTATTTGAGTGGGTTCCATTGCGTGTTCTTTTATGAATATACTCGATTGTGCTTTTCAGTTCTCAGATATCATGATCATGGGAACAGTTTTGCAGAAAGCGACTCACCATTTAGATACATTATTTTACTGCAATGTTAGGCTCATACTTTGGCTGTTAATGGAGTGATGCCGACCTGAAAGTGACACTGCCTTTATGCTTAACCATTCGATATCGCTTTCTAAGATTTGGTCCACCGATCTCCCTTTATTCGATTCCATCATGCAACTGTGCTTATAAATTTCGTTGCCCTGTGGGCGTTTACATTATGAACCCAACAGCTCTGAATATGCAATGTATCTTCCATTCTGTACTGCTGATGACGACTCCAAATTATTTGATGACCATATGTGATGTCCAGCTCATAATTTTGATTTGAATTGGTCCAGCTCATCTCATTGGTACAGAATAATAGCCTTGGATGCTTTCATCCAGTGATCATCAGAATTTAAAAGGCTCTGTATGCTGTGCTGCGATGGAACTTTGGGGGACCACTGCCCAATGAAATGGTTTGCTCATGCCATCTCACAGATCTCCAACTCCCTAGACTATTTCAGAGTTGTTTTTTATGTTTCAATATGTGATGATCTCATTGTCGTGTGGGAATACTCTGCATGGGATATGTTGCTTCACGGCCATACGTTTGTGGTTGCAATCCTGATCAGTCAGTGTGTGACTCATGTGCTACCTGTACACACTATTGCCCAGCTTTTGGGTTTTCTTTTCCCCTGTATTTATTTCTTAGTGAAGTTCCATTTACTGATGGCCAAAGTGATTAGTGTTGCTATAAACTGTAATCACCACACTGATAAGGATCAGGTGCGAACATGACGGTTATTTATCAAGATTGTACTGCACCACACCAGTAATGTATCAATCTGGGAATGAATGCGGTTGAAAGCAAAAATGGATGCCCATCTGGGAATTCCTTAACGCTGTACTACTCTTGTTGGCCCAGACTTTCATGTGAGATCTGTCTGGGATGGAATCTTTCTGTTTGCTGATGCTGTTGCTATGGGTTTGAATTTGATTGTGGTCCACTGGTCCTGAAACGCATTGTTGTCATCTTCTGCTGCTGTAAATGTTTGTCCTGTGATTTCATACACACCCCTGCCTAGTCTATATCaatcttcccccccccccctttttatTTTTTCGAAAAATTCTTTGCAATTCAACTCTTGCGCATGCAGGAGAATGGGCTGTTAGTTGCGTGCGCAGCTGAGTAGAAGTGTGATGGAGCTAGTGCATTTGTTTCCCATGTTGTTATTCACTGTTCAACCGCGAGCATTTCTGTTGAGGCACGGGACGTACTGAAATTTTGTCTTGACTATTTTTTTCTTCGTTTTGAGCCTTGCCTAAGTTGTAAACCTGCTGAGGCTTCTCTGCCTAGACACGCGTAATTGTAATGGTAGTTGTAGTGTAGCTGACTAGCTGTACTGTACAGAAACTTCACGCACGGTCACCAGAGGTGCTCCCAAGTCCCCAAGTCCCATCGACGTGCTCTCGACGTCGACTTCTACTCGCTCCGTCGGCCAACCTTGGGCCGCATTCTTCAAACCATCAGCTCTCTCTTTCCCCTAGCCCAATTATCTCTTTAATTGTAACCCACCAAATCGGCCTCCAAAGAATTATGTTAGGGTAATGCTAGGATTCAGGCGTCCGACGCGCAGCCCTGTCGCAGGAGAGAAATATCAATATTGCAATTATTATTTCTTTATGTTGCACACATAGTGCGTGTTGCATAAAAGATATGTTAATATTGTGGTGGGAATTTTCCATCGTCGAATCGGATATCAGAGTTATTTGTATACATAATCGTTTAATATTGCAACATCCAGTAGTGCCGATTATATTATTATTAGACCAATACTCTTTTTTTTAATAAAACTAGCGGGAAAGCATTAAAAAGTGTGCCCATCACATTTCTGTTCTCTTATCTGTGCAATCCTTATCACTACTATCTATATGTAATAATTATCAAAGGATATAAATTTCACACCAAAAAAAAACAGAAAAGGAAACAGCATCCTCCGTCGCTCTTGCTCTCTCTCGAGTCGTCAGAGGGGCCATATCCTCTCGCCGTCGGCCAACGGCGGACTGCACGACACAGAGCCGGCGACGTGTCAGTCGGCGCGCCATCAGCCAATTTACGTACAGTCGAACTAGGCCGTACGTACGCACACAGACTTGCAGCGCGCCGGTCACGTCAGGCCTGACCCGCCTGACGCGTGCCTGGAACAGACCAGCTCACTAGTACTCTTTTTTTTGTGAGGGAAAGACCAGCTCACGACTGGGTTAGCTAGCTCTCCGGATCGGCGCGGTGGAGTCGAGCCAGATACAAGTCCAGAACCAGGACCGAACCCGATCGGTTGGGTCTTCGATCCAGTTCCGGGACTGACCGGTCCACTTGAGAGGCGCTGGCATCTGAGCGCCCACGCGCACCACCGCCGCTGGGGGGCCCTCCTCTCCCTGACACTGCTGGCCCACCGCGAGAGCTCCCATCCTTCTCGGGCCTGCATGCGCACACGGGGAGCCAGCCCACGTGTCCCCTCCTTCCACGTGTGCCCGCTCCGGTCACGTCCTGTGGCGCCGAGACGTGGCGGGCCGCCACGGGCCAGacgccgcgcgccgcggggTATATCCGACTGAGCTCGCTCGCGACACCCCCGCCGCCGTAATCGACTGGCACCCACCCACCGCCGTTCCATCGATCCCCATGTCCGACGATCAGCAGCATGGCGGCGGCCAGCGGCAATGCCGGAGGGGCATCACGCCCGACGTCGAGCTCGGCGCGGCCCTGGCGCTGGCCGACATGGCCGGCAGTAGCGTCGGGCTCGGACCGGCCCacgagcgcgcgcaggcgaaGGGCAAGGCGCGGCCGGCTGTGGTGCAGCTGCAcacgggcgccggcgccgaggaGGCCATGACCGACGACGAGGAGATGGCGAGCACCAGGCTGAGCCTCCAGCTGGGCAGGGTCGGGATCCAGTCGTCCTCCTGCTCCAGCGGCTCCAGCGCCGGGCGCCCATCATCGCGGCAGCCGGCGCCGGCTACTCACGGCCCCAGGCCACGGCACATGCTCACCGAGGTAATTACCAACATAGCTCTTGCTTAGTCATTAACAAGCGGTGCCAATTGGTTGCGAGCATGTTGCCTCACTAGAGTTGGCCGGGGTGCACTAATTCCAGGCGGAGAAGGAGGCGAAGCGGCTGCGGCGGGTGCTCGCCAACCGGGAGTCGGCGAGGCAAACCATCCTTCGCCGGCAGGTGATCTCCTCTGCATGCTCTACTACTATTCTGTACTGCTGCATATTGCTGTACAAAAAAATAGCGTccaattttattttattttctgcTCAAGTCAATAAGACACTTTAATTTATAACTGAATTTTAGGCGATTCGAGATGAGCTTGCGCGAAAAGTTGCAGACCTGTCGTCAGAGAACGAGACCATAAAAAAGGTACGGTGAGCCAGATCTGACGCTAGCTACCGTACGTGTAACTAACTGGTTCACAAATGGCCTGGCGGTTACCTTAATTTTTTTGTGGCGCAGGAGAAGGACCTGGTGATGGAGGAGTATCTGTCCCTGAAAGAGACGAACAAGCAGCTGAAAGCTCAGGCACACGACCTCTCGCTTTCCTTATTCTAAGCAAGGGATTTTCTTATTCTCGTTCTTCTAGCTAGGATCGATAGGCCGGCCGagcaaagaaaaagaagaaaataaTTAGAGGCTGGAACTATCCAGTTGTTCGATTCCAAGCTAGCCACATGACCGACCTTTACTGGGTCATCAGTGCCGTACACATTAGCCGAGTTGGGAACTGTTTCGGCTGAGCCTTGCTCTGACATCTGTATGGATGAATGATCATGCTGTTTCTATAAATGTACCCTCCAGCCTCATCTTTGTCCAGCTGTGAGCACTACGTTGCACTGAAAGCGGTGACGTATTGTGCGTGGTTGCTCGTGGCGTGGCAAATATACTTACTGGTATTTTATTTGTACTCCCAACACAAGACGATGATGATACGATTGATTAAGAAAAGCGAGATACTAATCTCGATGCGCGTGAAGTGCCCTATCTTCACCGTCGACGACATGGACCATAGTTGGTTTTTCAATTCGGAAggtttttcttcttcctcctccctccttcctCCAACTACACACAACACAATGTAATGCAAATCTGCGTGTGCTGGAGACCTGGAGCTGGACACCACACACAAATGCTCTCGTTGTGCATGACCTGATGTTTCCTCGAAGGGGAAAGCTAAACGTCACTCAAGCGTTTCTCGGTCTTTCCACACTCGATTTTTCCTCCGTCCGATCTGGCCTCCTGATTGTTGTAGTCGTCTGATGGTCTGACTCCTGCTGTTTggcttttgtttttgttttgtGTCTGACATGTGGGTCGTGACCTTTTGGATATGTAGGGTCGATCTGTTCTGTCCAGACTCCGCCCGTCCCCATTCCAAGATTTCCCCATTGCCCCTTCGCCGAGCTCGTCCAGGTGCCGCAATTTCGCTCTCCTCCTTTATCTGAGCTCGTCCAGTTGAGGCGATTCTAAGTCCTTTTCCATTTCTCCAACTTATTTTCTCCTGCTAGTTGATGAGATCTGCGTCATTACTTCCTCGATTTATTTCCTGATTTGCTACTGTTTGCTGCAACTTGATTTTCACCTTCGATTGATACAGTTGTAGGCTATATTACTCGTGTAATCATGGCCTTGGGTTTGTTTGAATCATTTCTGCCACTAGTCAGTACCAGAAGTTTGATTTGTAGCTAACTATTTGCCGAGCCTAGGATTTGGCCATGATCTCTGGTTGACTCCAAATGCCCCCAAATTCGTGCTTATTTTATCAACCAAGGAAAATTTGTTAATCAAGTCTTTGATTGTGCCATGCTTGGTAACGTTTGCTACGTGAAAATTTGGCATACTTGTCCTATAATTAATTTGACGAATCTCTCAATTAAGTTTTCATTCATGCGCTTTTTTCAAACTGACATGTGATTTGTTTGCTTGTACCTATTTCTATGTTATACTGTTATTTGGTCAAGGTTACATCGCTTGTTTTATTTGCTTCTACCTCGAATTTTAGGTTACCAATTGATACGAGCTAGTATTGTCATTTTGTATTTTATTTTGCCTCATGAGTAATCCATTTGAGGTCTACTTGTCTGCTCTGTAAGGCCGATTAGGTTGTGTTATATGGTTTCAGTTATTTTTCTATCTGTGCCTGCCCTGCTTTGGCTGCGATTTGGCGCCGGATCCTCACGCACTCGTGCTGCCTGCATGTTTTCATTTTACTGATATACATTCATCTAGTGCCTAATCATATGAATGAACTTTATTGTTAACCTACTGCTTTGCATATAAGTTTGTTCACCTTATTTTACATTGCAGACCATTATTACTGTTGTTTTAGCTCTTGTATATGAGTTACATGTACCTGCTGTTGGAATTACAGTCTAGATACTTATAAGTTACAGTTTCTGTCCTGGTGTAAATCATGAAGAATTGTCATGTAAGTACACTGATAACTTATATATcgttttagtttctatttagTTTTGATATTTGCCTACATATTCAGTATCTTTCTTATAATTGATCTACTAAGAGTTTAAATGCATTTATGTACATGAAAGGTGATTTATTTCTTCAGTTTTGCAGATATGATCTTTGCTTTATGTTCCCTTCAACCAATTAGCACCCTAAGGTATACACTGAAATCTCACTTTTTTTGCTTGTTCTTTCAATCAGATATTTATGAATGAATTTATATGAAATGCTTTACTCTAATTTCACTTGGAGATATTGTAGAAGGTAGTTTGAATGTGAGAATTTGACATTTGCATTTGTGGGGTTTTAAACAGTCCGAAATAACTTTGTACATTTGGAAACCATAGAATAATTTTGAGGATTATGCAATTTTGTATTTTGCATCTGTTGTTTGTTTTGTTCCTAATGAATTTCGTAATTCTGGAACCCATAGAGCTTTTTTCTGCCTTTTAACATTTTCTCCTTTGCTTCTGAGCTGTTACACTTATCTGCAACCATAAGTTTATTTCTAGACTGGACATAGACTGATTTCTAAGTCCTTTGCAATTTGAATTTTGCATATGTATTGTTCAAATATTATTATGTCATAGAGCATGTGTAGTGTTGACCATTATACAGAAGAGAATTTTTGAAGTACCCTGCATCCACATAAAATTATGTGTTGACATATAGTTTTGTCAGTTTTGTCAAGTAGTTATGGTAATGTTATGTTTTAGAAATTTTTTGTTGATATATGTCACTATGGTTACAATTTTTGTTAGTTTCAATTCGTAATATCTAGAATTCCAGTGTTGGTTGTACTGTGAGATGTATGTAAAGAAGGTGTAATTGATACGATATTTCAAATATTTCAGGCAATGTCTTGTTTTGTTAAATTCTTCATATGATTCCTTTGTCTGTAGATGTATTTCCATTGATCATATTTGTTTGAGTGGCACCATCTTCTCATCAGCAGGGGTATCCACATGTTTGGCATTGAGGATGGATCTCAGCAGCGCCTTAGTATAGTTTGGCAACAATCCGTGCCCAGTTAAACCGTTTCAGACTGGCAGTTCAAGCTCTTGAGATATATAGTATTTCTGATTCTGCAATATTTCAGTTATATCTATCAAGTATCATGTGAAGTGATACTAACACTATGCCTTGAACTGCTACCTATGATAGTTGAACTATCATGCAATATTTTTGGCTGAAAATTTATGCAAAATTTTGTATATAAGTTCCTGTAATTGCATGAACTACAAAGCCCATTTGTTCAGGCAAGGCTGTGTTTTAAAGTTCAGGTTATACTTGACACATTTGTTGCCAACCTCTTGCATGTGGAAATTTCTGCCTCTAATACATCATTCACATTTGGATTGCTGCCTTCTGATATATCTAATGTGTTATATAAATCTATCCTTCAATTGAAGGCCTGCAACATTCGGATCCTTCATATTTGTTTGTGGTCTTATACTCGCATGATCTATTTGTTAATGCTTTTCGATTAGACTCTACTCGCTGTGTATTCTTATGAA from Panicum hallii strain FIL2 chromosome 3, PHallii_v3.1, whole genome shotgun sequence encodes:
- the LOC112887495 gene encoding light-inducible protein CPRF2-like, encoding MSDDQQHGGGQRQCRRGITPDVELGAALALADMAGSSVGLGPAHERAQAKGKARPAVVQLHTGAGAEEAMTDDEEMASTRLSLQLGRVGIQSSSCSSGSSAGRPSSRQPAPATHGPRPRHMLTEAEKEAKRLRRVLANRESARQTILRRQAIRDELARKVADLSSENETIKKEKDLVMEEYLSLKETNKQLKAQAHDLSLSLF